In Candidatus Binataceae bacterium, a single window of DNA contains:
- a CDS encoding efflux RND transporter permease subunit produces MPSFALRNPFTVIVGALIVTILGVTAYTRMPVDVFPNLKIPAVVVATFYPGMPPLDMERDITTRYERFFTLGSGIEHIESRSLPGVSMITVYLHSGVDVDAAAAQFATLAMADLGVLPPGTLPPLVLKFDASSLPVTLVTVEGKGFSQADIEDQARYNIRNQLATVSGASVPMPFGGKIRQIMAYLDRQSLQARGLSLNSVVNAINNTNLILPAGDAKIGNTDFYIYSNALIENPENLNNVPIKVGAGQAPVRLGDVGKAEDSTAIQYNVVLIDGQPSVYIPVLKQGGANTIEVVNGIHDLLPKIIGMPAGLKLKAIFNQSDFILDAVRSLEHEAVLGSVLASVMILIFLGSFRSTLAIYLSIPLSILAATFGLFLNGSTINIMTLGGFALAIGRLVDDSVVVLENINRHLEIGQTPEVAAREGAEEVALPVLASTITTIIVFVPVMFLFGVAKYLFSALALAVVLAMLASYVVAMSVIPIYCARFLVVEKHGVKRSGPFDRMFAAFNRRYERFAAHYEKLLERALDRKLFVIAGVGAIFAVSLLIYPLLGTQLFPTTDAGKFILHMRSPAGSRIEVTEALARRVEKLIREVIPPDEIGTVVANLGLAPSISAIYSSNSGEDTGQIMVTLQADHKVSTFHYMDVLKRDLPRKVPEVRAFFSSGSIIDAVLNFGLPAPIDIQVSGPDFNPLFEVARRIESEVGRLPEVAQAYIPQEADYPTLDIKIDRVRSARLGLTEKDVVTNVITALTSNQMIDPSIWIDRNTGNDYFLTAQYREQAIDSIDTLRDIPVHHISSDRDAAHEQSIPLRSVATIVPDKFPSEADHFNIQRVVDVWVDPATSDLGGTQTAIQQRVDRIVLPPNVRVNYRGAVAAMQRSFSSFGLGLGMAVLLLYLVMVAQFASFLDPFIIMFAVPMGLIGVFWTLWLTGTTLNIESFMGIIVMVGIVVSNSILLVDFANQRRRDGQELRRAVVESARIRMRPILMTALATVAGLMPIALELGAGSEASAPLARAAVGGLVVSTAFTLILVPSVYELFYSWRGQR; encoded by the coding sequence GTGCCCAGTTTCGCGCTGCGCAACCCGTTCACAGTAATTGTTGGAGCGTTGATCGTCACTATTCTGGGCGTGACCGCATACACGCGCATGCCGGTCGACGTGTTTCCGAACCTCAAGATTCCGGCCGTGGTAGTTGCGACCTTCTACCCGGGCATGCCGCCGCTCGACATGGAGCGCGATATCACCACCCGCTACGAGCGTTTTTTCACGCTCGGCAGCGGCATCGAGCATATCGAGTCGCGCTCGCTGCCCGGGGTAAGCATGATCACGGTGTACCTGCACAGTGGAGTTGATGTCGATGCGGCCGCAGCGCAGTTCGCCACACTGGCGATGGCAGACCTGGGAGTGCTGCCGCCGGGCACGCTGCCGCCGTTGGTCCTCAAATTCGATGCCTCGTCCTTGCCGGTTACGCTGGTTACGGTCGAAGGCAAGGGCTTTTCGCAAGCCGACATCGAGGATCAGGCGCGCTACAACATCCGCAATCAGCTTGCGACTGTATCCGGAGCGTCGGTCCCGATGCCGTTCGGCGGCAAGATCCGTCAGATCATGGCCTACCTGGATCGCCAGTCGCTGCAGGCGCGCGGCCTTTCGCTCAACTCGGTAGTCAACGCTATCAACAACACCAACCTGATCCTTCCGGCCGGGGACGCAAAAATCGGCAACACCGACTTCTACATCTATTCTAATGCGCTGATCGAAAACCCCGAGAACCTGAATAACGTCCCGATCAAGGTCGGTGCCGGTCAGGCGCCCGTGCGTCTGGGCGATGTGGGCAAAGCCGAGGACTCGACCGCGATTCAGTACAACGTGGTGCTGATCGACGGGCAGCCGTCGGTCTACATCCCGGTGCTCAAGCAGGGCGGCGCCAACACCATCGAAGTGGTGAATGGCATCCACGATCTGCTGCCGAAGATCATCGGAATGCCGGCCGGGCTGAAGCTCAAGGCGATTTTCAATCAGTCGGATTTCATCCTCGATGCTGTGCGCTCGCTCGAACACGAGGCGGTCTTGGGCTCGGTGCTGGCCTCGGTGATGATCTTGATCTTCCTCGGCAGCTTCCGCTCGACCCTGGCGATTTACTTGTCGATTCCGCTCTCGATCTTGGCTGCGACCTTCGGCCTGTTCCTCAATGGATCGACGATCAACATCATGACGCTGGGCGGTTTCGCACTCGCGATCGGGCGATTGGTCGACGACTCGGTCGTGGTGCTGGAGAACATCAACCGTCACCTGGAAATCGGCCAAACCCCGGAGGTCGCGGCGCGGGAGGGTGCCGAGGAAGTCGCGCTGCCGGTGCTCGCCTCGACCATCACCACCATCATCGTGTTCGTTCCGGTGATGTTCCTTTTCGGCGTGGCCAAGTACCTTTTCAGTGCGCTGGCGTTGGCCGTGGTCCTGGCGATGCTCGCCTCGTACGTGGTTGCGATGTCGGTGATTCCGATTTACTGCGCCCGCTTCCTGGTGGTCGAAAAACACGGCGTCAAGCGCAGCGGACCCTTCGATCGGATGTTCGCCGCATTCAACCGTCGCTACGAACGCTTTGCCGCCCATTACGAAAAGCTCCTGGAGCGCGCGCTGGATCGAAAACTCTTCGTGATCGCGGGGGTCGGCGCGATATTCGCGGTTTCGCTGCTCATCTATCCGTTGCTGGGAACCCAGCTCTTTCCCACCACCGACGCGGGGAAATTCATCCTCCACATGCGGTCGCCGGCAGGGAGCCGGATCGAGGTAACGGAGGCGCTCGCGCGAAGGGTCGAAAAGCTCATCCGCGAGGTCATTCCGCCCGACGAGATCGGCACGGTAGTGGCGAACCTCGGCCTCGCACCCAGCATCTCCGCCATCTATTCGTCGAATTCGGGCGAAGACACCGGCCAGATCATGGTGACCTTGCAAGCTGATCACAAAGTCTCGACCTTCCATTACATGGATGTTCTTAAGCGAGACTTGCCGCGCAAGGTGCCCGAAGTCAGAGCCTTCTTCTCCTCCGGCAGCATCATCGACGCGGTCCTGAACTTCGGCCTGCCGGCCCCCATCGATATCCAGGTGAGCGGCCCCGACTTCAATCCGCTATTCGAGGTCGCCCGTCGCATCGAAAGCGAGGTCGGCAGACTTCCCGAGGTTGCGCAGGCCTACATCCCCCAGGAAGCGGACTATCCGACCCTCGACATAAAAATCGATCGGGTGCGCTCGGCGCGCCTTGGACTCACCGAAAAAGACGTGGTGACCAATGTCATCACGGCGCTGACCTCCAACCAGATGATCGACCCGTCGATCTGGATTGATCGAAACACCGGCAACGACTACTTCCTGACCGCGCAGTATCGCGAGCAGGCAATCGATTCGATCGATACCCTGCGGGACATTCCTGTCCATCACATTTCCTCAGACCGCGACGCTGCCCACGAGCAGTCAATTCCGCTGCGCAGCGTCGCCACGATAGTGCCGGACAAATTTCCCTCCGAGGCGGACCACTTCAACATCCAACGCGTGGTCGATGTGTGGGTTGATCCGGCGACCTCCGACCTGGGCGGCACCCAGACCGCGATCCAGCAACGGGTCGACCGGATCGTGCTTCCGCCTAATGTTCGCGTGAACTATCGCGGCGCGGTGGCGGCGATGCAGCGTTCGTTTTCGAGCTTCGGATTGGGGCTCGGGATGGCGGTGCTGCTGCTGTACCTGGTGATGGTCGCGCAGTTCGCCTCGTTCCTGGACCCCTTCATCATCATGTTCGCAGTGCCGATGGGCCTGATCGGGGTCTTCTGGACGTTGTGGCTCACCGGCACGACGCTGAACATCGAATCCTTCATGGGCATTATCGTGATGGTAGGAATAGTGGTGTCGAACTCGATTCTGCTGGTCGATTTTGCCAACCAGCGGCGCCGCGACGGCCAGGAACTGCGCCGCGCAGTAGTCGAATCCGCCCGCATCCGCATGCGACCGATCTTGATGACCGCGCTCGCGACCGTCGCGGGCCTGATGCCAATCGCGCTGGAACTTGGCGCCGGTTCGGAGGCTTCGGCGCCTTTGGCGCGCGCCGCGGTGGGAGGCCTAGTGGTTTCCACCGCGTTCACCCTGATCCTGGTGCCGTCGGTTTACGAGTTGTTCTATTCGTGGAGGGGCCAGCGTTGA
- a CDS encoding efflux RND transporter periplasmic adaptor subunit codes for MSRATISLAILGMCLTVGCGHGVATSSDEATGSSTRTVAVIQPQRREVTQSITLPGDLVGYYEAALHSKVTGFLTKVLVDKGDWVKQGQVLATLEVPELDQNLARVRAQLRIAKLTWGRLDRVRNTDPNLVAKEDVDIAYSKYMEAQALVGELEAMVAYTSLVAPFDGVITGRFADPGALIRAGGGDLGISGSGAAVSPTVLEGAGGHLTGGGPVLSEARVDKLRVYIYVPEREASLVKVGQPATLTLRAFPGQTFPVHVTRFASSLDLSTRTMLTELDIENPGHRLYPRMYADVTLVLARHPDAIQLPRGAVYEIGEPNQWVYTVSNGRLKKVVVTTGITDGVNVEITSGLKGNETVVSTQSPTLVAGEAVRTLDETPADQSTQSSARAD; via the coding sequence TTGAGCCGCGCGACTATCTCTCTGGCCATTCTGGGGATGTGTCTGACCGTGGGTTGCGGCCACGGGGTCGCAACCTCTTCCGACGAAGCAACCGGCAGCTCTACGCGCACGGTCGCGGTTATCCAGCCGCAGCGCAGGGAAGTGACCCAATCGATCACGCTGCCCGGCGACCTGGTTGGCTACTACGAGGCGGCCCTCCATTCCAAGGTTACTGGCTTTTTGACCAAGGTACTGGTCGACAAAGGCGATTGGGTCAAGCAGGGTCAGGTGCTGGCGACCCTCGAGGTTCCCGAGCTGGATCAAAACCTCGCGCGGGTGCGTGCCCAACTCCGCATCGCCAAGCTCACCTGGGGGCGTCTCGATCGTGTGCGCAACACCGACCCCAATCTGGTGGCCAAGGAAGATGTCGACATCGCCTACTCAAAATACATGGAAGCCCAAGCTTTGGTGGGCGAATTGGAAGCGATGGTCGCATACACTTCGCTGGTTGCACCATTCGACGGCGTGATCACGGGTCGTTTTGCGGATCCGGGCGCGCTGATTCGCGCGGGCGGCGGCGATCTGGGAATTTCCGGAAGCGGCGCGGCGGTGAGCCCAACCGTGCTGGAAGGTGCGGGCGGCCATCTGACCGGGGGCGGTCCGGTGCTCAGCGAAGCGCGCGTCGACAAGCTGCGGGTCTACATTTATGTACCCGAGCGGGAAGCATCGCTAGTCAAAGTGGGCCAACCCGCGACCCTGACACTGCGTGCGTTTCCGGGCCAAACCTTCCCGGTACACGTGACCCGCTTCGCGTCATCGCTCGACCTGTCGACGCGCACAATGCTGACGGAACTGGACATCGAAAATCCCGGGCACCGGCTCTATCCGCGAATGTACGCCGATGTGACCCTCGTACTGGCACGGCATCCGGACGCGATTCAACTGCCGCGCGGTGCGGTCTACGAAATCGGAGAACCAAATCAGTGGGTTTACACCGTCAGCAACGGGCGGCTCAAAAAGGTCGTGGTAACCACCGGTATCACCGACGGAGTCAACGTCGAAATAACCTCGGGTTTGAAAGGCAACGAAACGGTGGTGAGCACGCAAAGCCCCACGCTCGTCGCCGGAGAGGCGGTGCGCACGCTCGATGAAACCCCCGCCGACCAAAGCACTCAATCATCGGCCCGGGCCGACTGA
- a CDS encoding TolC family protein gives MSFGLVAFALGLFPCASRAGAEPPIAPNSALTLQQATDIALKLHPRRKESQSEVGVARARVGEANVNLLPQAYGLGEYLRSTTNGIGNTTFFNEQLFPRITGQNHDLPNGDFSQSFSSHNSWATGVSVQQFLLDFGKMRGLVDEQRADRDAAEARLKLTDLDLIYEVAERFYGLLAAEQIVKVYDEAIVQRRAHLHQAQVMVQADLRPGIDVSVTQADLSRAEMNQVQARNGADVTKVALDAAMGLAGEAPPYRAVGDLTYQPVTATLDNLQATAQRLRPDLKALFDEARAAGAEIQQAKSDYFPTANAQAGYIAMSTGLPAANNYYAGLVVTWPLFNGFRTEQQVAEAKEHERAAEYSIADLRQRVIEEVHTTFLNWQASIAVIKKAEQTLNASREELHLADERYKQGLSSVVELDDAQRRFTEDSAAYVTALYDYSAARAAVERATGESLNTM, from the coding sequence ATGTCCTTCGGCCTGGTCGCATTTGCTCTCGGCCTCTTCCCGTGTGCATCAAGGGCCGGGGCGGAGCCGCCGATTGCACCGAACTCCGCGCTTACTTTGCAGCAGGCGACGGATATCGCCTTGAAGCTGCATCCACGTCGCAAGGAATCGCAGTCCGAAGTGGGAGTTGCGCGCGCGCGGGTCGGCGAAGCCAATGTCAACCTGCTGCCGCAGGCATACGGGCTTGGCGAGTACCTACGCTCCACCACCAACGGGATCGGCAATACTACTTTCTTCAATGAACAGTTGTTCCCGCGAATCACCGGGCAGAATCACGACCTGCCCAACGGAGACTTTTCGCAGTCGTTCAGCTCCCACAACAGCTGGGCGACCGGCGTTTCGGTGCAGCAGTTTCTGCTCGACTTCGGCAAGATGCGCGGACTGGTCGACGAGCAGCGCGCCGATCGCGATGCGGCCGAGGCGCGCCTGAAGCTCACCGACCTGGACCTCATCTATGAGGTAGCGGAGCGCTTTTACGGACTGCTAGCGGCGGAACAAATCGTCAAAGTCTACGATGAAGCGATCGTGCAACGCAGGGCGCATCTCCATCAGGCGCAGGTGATGGTGCAGGCCGACCTGCGTCCCGGGATCGACGTTTCAGTCACCCAGGCCGATCTATCGCGCGCCGAGATGAACCAGGTCCAGGCGCGCAACGGAGCTGATGTTACGAAGGTCGCGCTCGATGCCGCGATGGGTCTGGCGGGGGAGGCGCCTCCTTATCGCGCAGTCGGCGATTTGACCTACCAGCCGGTGACCGCGACGCTGGACAATTTGCAGGCGACCGCGCAGCGTCTGCGCCCCGACCTGAAGGCATTGTTCGATGAAGCGCGCGCCGCCGGCGCTGAGATCCAGCAGGCAAAAAGCGATTACTTTCCCACCGCCAACGCGCAAGCGGGATATATCGCGATGTCGACCGGATTGCCGGCGGCGAACAATTACTACGCTGGACTGGTGGTGACCTGGCCGCTCTTCAACGGCTTTCGCACGGAACAGCAGGTTGCCGAAGCAAAAGAGCATGAGCGCGCGGCCGAATACTCGATTGCAGACCTGCGCCAGCGGGTTATCGAGGAGGTCCACACCACCTTCCTAAATTGGCAGGCCTCGATCGCGGTTATCAAGAAGGCGGAACAGACACTGAACGCATCACGCGAAGAATTGCACTTGGCTGACGAGCGGTACAAGCAAGGACTCAGCTCGGTCGTCGAGCTCGATGACGCGCAGCGCCGCTTTACTGAGGATTCCGCTGCCTACGTGACGGCGCTGTACGACTATTCGGCGGCCAGGGCCGCAGTTGAGCGTGCCACTGGGGAGTCCCTCAACACCATGTAG
- a CDS encoding DUF1329 domain-containing protein — protein sequence MSNSFRRCELVAAVVVMVFSVAIAASAAELKPGDFITPNNAVTVRNLVSPGTYYKVQHGITIKIIPSERIDWPPPYKEATEKYSAQVRLSPDHRTLVGYVAGQPFPLLDTNDPYVANKIIWNNVFKPMWSDDYDLRFYDCDTA from the coding sequence ATGTCCAATTCATTTCGACGTTGTGAGCTCGTTGCCGCAGTTGTCGTCATGGTGTTCAGCGTCGCGATTGCGGCCTCAGCCGCCGAGCTCAAACCCGGTGATTTCATCACCCCCAACAATGCAGTCACGGTGCGCAACCTCGTTTCGCCGGGCACCTATTACAAGGTGCAGCATGGAATAACCATAAAAATCATTCCCAGCGAGCGAATCGACTGGCCGCCGCCATACAAGGAGGCAACTGAGAAGTACTCGGCGCAGGTTCGCCTGAGTCCCGACCATCGCACTTTGGTCGGTTACGTGGCGGGACAACCGTTCCCGCTTCTGGATACCAACGACCCCTACGTCGCCAACAAAATCATCTGGAACAACGTGTTCAAACCGATGTGGTCAGACGACTACGACCTCCGGTTTTATGATTGTGATACGGCGTAA
- a CDS encoding DUF1329 domain-containing protein has protein sequence MPDHYAGFNAKVEEYDYRFLGEKNMLGCVHAAHSPEVRCPTDGGTSTCPESWEMRRLYMVEARPRRAGAESNTQAVHSRTLIYMDSELWFMPYIDTYDQKGQLWRSHIYYVAYRDRPVPDARVAIYPFKRAFVVGATSTDVQSGQGTMCYLPGIETPERECWYINMGAVDRPFFTVEALAKSALR, from the coding sequence ATCCCGGATCATTATGCCGGGTTCAATGCCAAAGTCGAGGAATACGACTACCGATTTTTGGGTGAGAAAAACATGCTGGGTTGCGTTCACGCGGCGCACTCGCCCGAGGTCAGGTGTCCGACGGACGGTGGCACCAGCACCTGCCCGGAGTCGTGGGAGATGCGCCGGCTCTACATGGTCGAGGCTCGTCCCCGGCGCGCCGGTGCCGAGAGCAACACTCAGGCGGTGCACTCTCGTACCCTCATCTATATGGACTCTGAACTTTGGTTCATGCCCTACATCGATACCTACGACCAGAAGGGCCAGTTGTGGCGTAGCCATATCTATTACGTCGCCTACCGCGACCGCCCGGTTCCCGATGCGCGGGTTGCCATCTATCCGTTTAAGCGGGCGTTTGTAGTGGGTGCGACCTCGACTGACGTCCAATCCGGACAGGGAACGATGTGCTACCTGCCTGGCATTGAGACTCCTGAGCGAGAGTGCTGGTACATCAATATGGGAGCCGTCGATCGGCCTTTCTTCACGGTGGAGGCTTTGGCGAAGAGCGCGTTGCGCTAG
- a CDS encoding amidohydrolase family protein, protein MADLDIQIKGGTVVDGTRVPRFRGDVWIKDGKIAQIGGRSPGFAKKIIDADGLVVAPGFVDLHTHYDAQIRWDPWCTISGWHGVTSLVLGNCGFGFAPVKPDFRDRSMLTMTRTEAIPYESMKQGMKWDWETIPEYLDSLGRAPKGVNCIQYMPTASLMIYVMGLEAAKTRPATDAERAEMRRLLNEGMDAGLCGFSIQRLGKHSAQADFDGSPMVTDTMCDEDILNLARVLAERDEGFIEITQATGHIKDDLHFVEQLATAAKRPILFQAVAAATRNPDIHRKSLDWLHKARAKGLPIFGQAGTVRSGFAFTLEHWNLYDMAPPWRDMLTGSKEDKIRKMQDPTIREGVKSERSMAALDKNAPGIGGRLVKLIVQWVENKPELEKYVGKSLGQIAQEEGRHPVDVMIELSLATDLKTEFLQPEPQFNAEYNAEIINNSMFTFPGVSDGGAHTKFFTGGAFTTDFLRWMVRDEQRVSLEEAHYRLSALPAHAAGFRDRGILREGAWADVVVYDLKHLDIEPDWIGEVTHDLPGGEWRRVQRAVGYRSILVNGVETFSEDSCTGATPGKLLRHGHA, encoded by the coding sequence ATGGCCGATCTTGATATTCAAATCAAAGGCGGAACGGTCGTCGACGGAACCCGGGTGCCGAGGTTTCGCGGCGACGTTTGGATCAAAGACGGAAAGATCGCCCAGATAGGCGGGCGGTCGCCGGGCTTCGCGAAAAAGATCATCGACGCCGATGGGCTGGTGGTCGCGCCCGGATTTGTTGACCTGCACACCCACTACGATGCGCAGATCCGCTGGGACCCGTGGTGCACCATTTCCGGATGGCATGGCGTCACCTCACTGGTGCTCGGTAACTGCGGTTTTGGCTTCGCACCGGTGAAACCCGATTTCCGAGACCGCTCGATGCTCACCATGACGCGCACCGAAGCGATTCCCTACGAATCGATGAAGCAAGGGATGAAGTGGGATTGGGAGACCATCCCGGAATACCTTGATTCGCTGGGTCGTGCGCCCAAGGGAGTCAACTGCATCCAGTACATGCCGACCGCGTCACTGATGATTTACGTGATGGGTCTGGAAGCGGCTAAGACCCGCCCTGCGACTGACGCTGAGCGCGCGGAGATGCGCCGCCTGCTCAATGAAGGCATGGATGCCGGCCTGTGCGGATTTTCGATCCAGCGGCTCGGCAAGCATTCCGCGCAAGCCGATTTCGATGGCTCGCCGATGGTCACCGACACGATGTGCGATGAAGACATCCTGAATCTCGCGCGCGTTTTGGCTGAGCGCGACGAGGGTTTCATCGAGATCACCCAGGCGACCGGGCATATCAAGGATGACCTCCATTTCGTCGAACAGCTGGCCACGGCCGCGAAGCGGCCCATCCTGTTCCAGGCGGTGGCCGCGGCGACGCGCAACCCGGATATTCATCGCAAGAGCCTTGACTGGCTGCACAAGGCGCGCGCCAAGGGCCTGCCGATTTTCGGCCAAGCCGGAACCGTGCGCAGCGGCTTTGCTTTTACGCTCGAGCACTGGAATCTCTACGACATGGCCCCGCCGTGGCGCGACATGCTGACCGGCAGCAAGGAAGACAAGATCCGCAAGATGCAGGACCCGACGATTCGCGAGGGCGTCAAGAGCGAACGCTCCATGGCCGCGCTTGACAAAAACGCTCCCGGAATCGGCGGTCGCCTGGTGAAGCTCATCGTTCAGTGGGTCGAGAACAAGCCGGAACTCGAAAAATACGTCGGCAAGTCACTCGGCCAGATCGCCCAGGAAGAGGGACGGCATCCGGTGGACGTGATGATCGAGCTCTCGCTGGCCACCGATCTGAAGACCGAGTTTCTGCAGCCGGAGCCGCAATTCAACGCCGAGTACAACGCAGAGATCATCAACAATTCGATGTTCACTTTCCCCGGCGTTTCGGACGGTGGCGCACACACCAAGTTCTTCACCGGCGGCGCCTTCACCACCGACTTCCTGCGCTGGATGGTGCGCGATGAGCAGCGCGTTTCGCTCGAAGAAGCGCATTATCGGCTATCGGCGCTGCCCGCGCACGCGGCTGGCTTCCGTGACCGCGGTATCCTGCGCGAAGGCGCGTGGGCCGACGTGGTGGTCTACGATCTCAAGCATCTGGACATCGAGCCTGACTGGATCGGTGAAGTTACCCACGATTTGCCGGGCGGCGAATGGCGTCGCGTGCAGCGTGCGGTCGGCTACCGTTCCATTCTCGTTAACGGCGTCGAGACTTTCTCGGAAGACAGCTGCACGGGCGCAACTCCGGGCAAGCTGCTCCGCCACGGCCACGCCTGA
- a CDS encoding alpha/beta hydrolase, with product MLTEKEQDIIRRWNDFYLRPRQGTVQEQRTRLVDYFQEFNRDPPEVGAYHEAIQLKQGLSADIAVPKGKPPFPIVIYIHGGAWTLGSPATTHRKLIKQFAEGGYLTIAPDYRLAPENPFPAGFDDCIFTAQWAAENAARYGGDPQRLAMGGDSAGGNFTAAVLPALANRGPKFKAAILIYGAFDFAGLVKLAPEVAEPLGRAYLGSGYPALLDDPRVSPINAIKPGAMPPSFIIAGTADGIVGESRTIAEAMNRAGIENELHILTEMPHAFMQMTELAACREGLRLMFDFLRRHV from the coding sequence CATTCGGCGCTGGAACGACTTTTATCTACGGCCGCGGCAGGGAACGGTGCAGGAGCAGCGCACCCGGCTCGTCGACTATTTCCAGGAGTTCAATCGCGACCCGCCCGAAGTCGGCGCCTATCACGAGGCCATCCAGTTAAAGCAGGGGTTAAGCGCCGACATCGCAGTGCCGAAAGGCAAGCCACCCTTTCCGATTGTCATCTACATCCATGGCGGTGCGTGGACGCTCGGCAGCCCCGCGACGACCCATCGCAAGTTGATCAAACAATTCGCCGAGGGCGGCTATCTCACGATTGCGCCCGACTATCGGCTGGCCCCCGAGAACCCGTTCCCGGCGGGCTTTGATGACTGCATCTTCACAGCGCAGTGGGCGGCTGAGAATGCCGCGCGCTACGGTGGGGATCCGCAGCGTCTGGCGATGGGCGGTGATTCCGCCGGGGGAAATTTCACCGCGGCGGTTTTGCCCGCGCTGGCAAATCGAGGTCCCAAGTTCAAGGCGGCCATCTTGATCTATGGCGCTTTCGATTTCGCGGGATTGGTGAAGCTCGCACCCGAAGTGGCCGAGCCTTTGGGCAGGGCGTATCTTGGCAGTGGATATCCCGCGCTACTTGACGATCCACGCGTCAGCCCGATCAATGCAATCAAGCCGGGCGCGATGCCGCCGAGCTTCATCATCGCGGGTACCGCGGACGGCATCGTGGGCGAATCGCGGACCATTGCAGAGGCGATGAATCGCGCGGGAATCGAAAACGAGCTACACATCCTGACCGAAATGCCGCATGCTTTTATGCAGATGACCGAGCTGGCCGCATGCCGCGAGGGCCTGCGCCTGATGTTCGATTTCCTAAGGCGTCACGTTTAA